In Danaus plexippus chromosome 28, MEX_DaPlex, whole genome shotgun sequence, a genomic segment contains:
- the LOC116776322 gene encoding AP-3 complex subunit sigma-1 isoform X1, with amino-acid sequence MIKAILVFNNHGKPRLSKFYQYFNEDMQQQIIKETFQLVSKRDDNVCNFLEGGSLIGGSDYKLIYRHYATLYFVFCVDSSESELGILDLIQVFVETLDKCFENVCELDLIFHADAAHQVLDELVMGGMVLQTNMADILCRLAEQNKMQKAEAGISAAPARAVSAVKSMNLPQQLRDIRLPDLPQAIKDLKF; translated from the exons ATGATAAAagctattttagtttttaataatcatgGCAAGCCGAGATTATCAAAATTCTATCAGTACTTT AATGAAGATATGCaacaacagataataaaagaaacgTTTCAATTAGTGTCGAAAAGAGATGACAATGTGTGCAATTTTCTGGAAGGCGGCAG TCTCATCGGTGGTTCAgactacaaattaatatacagaCACTATGCGACACTATACTTTGTGTTCTGCGTCGATTCCTCGGAGAGTGAGCTGGGAATATTGGATCTCATACAG GTGTTTGTTGAAACCCTGGACAAATGCTTCGAGAATGTCTGCGAGTTAGACCTGATCTTCCACGCGGATGCTGCACACCAGGTATTGGATGAGCTGGTCATGGGAGGGATGGTGCTTCAGACTAATATGGCAGATATATTATGCAGGCTCGccgaacaaaacaaaatgcaGAAAGCTGAG GCTGGTATATCCGCGGCTCCGGCCAGGGCCGTGTCTGCTGTCAAGAGTATGAATCTACCACAGCAGCTGAGGGACATTAGACTGCCCGACCTTCCGCAGGCCATCAAG GATCTGAAGTTCTGA
- the LOC116776322 gene encoding AP-3 complex subunit sigma-2 isoform X2 yields the protein MQQQIIKETFQLVSKRDDNVCNFLEGGSLIGGSDYKLIYRHYATLYFVFCVDSSESELGILDLIQVFVETLDKCFENVCELDLIFHADAAHQVLDELVMGGMVLQTNMADILCRLAEQNKMQKAEAGISAAPARAVSAVKSMNLPQQLRDIRLPDLPQAIKDLKF from the exons ATGCaacaacagataataaaagaaacgTTTCAATTAGTGTCGAAAAGAGATGACAATGTGTGCAATTTTCTGGAAGGCGGCAG TCTCATCGGTGGTTCAgactacaaattaatatacagaCACTATGCGACACTATACTTTGTGTTCTGCGTCGATTCCTCGGAGAGTGAGCTGGGAATATTGGATCTCATACAG GTGTTTGTTGAAACCCTGGACAAATGCTTCGAGAATGTCTGCGAGTTAGACCTGATCTTCCACGCGGATGCTGCACACCAGGTATTGGATGAGCTGGTCATGGGAGGGATGGTGCTTCAGACTAATATGGCAGATATATTATGCAGGCTCGccgaacaaaacaaaatgcaGAAAGCTGAG GCTGGTATATCCGCGGCTCCGGCCAGGGCCGTGTCTGCTGTCAAGAGTATGAATCTACCACAGCAGCTGAGGGACATTAGACTGCCCGACCTTCCGCAGGCCATCAAG GATCTGAAGTTCTGA